One region of Myxocyprinus asiaticus isolate MX2 ecotype Aquarium Trade chromosome 38, UBuf_Myxa_2, whole genome shotgun sequence genomic DNA includes:
- the LOC127428518 gene encoding coronin-6-like isoform X2: MSRSIVRQSKFRHVFGQAAKAEQSYDDIRVSKVTWDSSFCAINPKFLAVIVESSGGGAFLVMPLSKMGRVDKNYPLVVGHSGPVLDIDWCPHNDNILASCSEDTTAMVWQIPDHTPSRPISEPIVVLEGHSKRVGIIKWHPTARNILLTAGSDNLIIIWNVGTGEPLITMDEHPDLIYNISWNYNGSLFCTTCKDRRLRVCDPRKGEVVAERLAPHEGIRPMRAIFTREGNIFTTGFTRMSQRELGLWDPTNFEEPIALLELDTSNGVLLPFYDPDTNIVYLSGKGDSSIRYFEITEEPPYVHYISTYSSKEPQRGMGFMPKRGVDVSKCEIARLYKLHERKCEPIMMTVPRKSDLFQDDLYPDTAGPDPALEPEEWLEGRDADPILVSMRDGYVPPKSRELKVSKKNVLDTRPATHRSMSAVDGSSLPPQLLEKLVEEIKSLKATILSQEKRICDLENKLSKYTNGTV, encoded by the exons ATGAGTCGCAGCATTGTGCGCCAGAGTAAGTTCCGGCATGTTTTTGGGCAGGCGGCAAAGGCGGAGCAGAGTTATGATGATATACGGGTTTCCAAGGTGACGTGGGACAGCTCCTTCTGTGCAATTAACCCAAAGTTTTTGGCAGTTATAGTGGAGTCCAGTGGAGGTGGAGCCTTCTTGGTAATGCCTCTTTCAAAG ATGGGTCGAGTGGACAAAAACTACCCCCTTGTGGTTGGACACTCGGGGCCTGTTTTGGACATTGACTGGTGTCCTCACAATGACAACATCCTGGCCAGCTGCTCTGAGGACACCACTGCCATG GTATGGCAGATCCCTGACCACACCCCCTCTCGCCCCATTAGTGAGCCCATTGTAGTATTGGAGGGCCACTCTAAACGGGTGGGCATCATCAAATGGCACCCCACTGCCCGCAACATACTCCTCACTGCAG GCAGTGATAATCTGATCATCATTTGGAACGTGGGCACTGGAGAACCCCTGATCACTATGGATGAGCATCCCGACCTCATCTACAACATCAGCTGGAACTACAACGGCAGCCTGTTCTGCACCACCTGCAAAGACCGGCGTCTCAGAGTGTGTGATCCCCGCAAAGGCGAGGTGGTGGCG GAGAGACTCGCCCCACATGAGGGCATCCGGCCGATGAGAGCTATCTTTACCAGAGAGGGCAACATTTTCACAACAGGTTTCACCAGAATGAGCCAGAGAGAGCTTGGCCTGTGGGATCCG ACTAATTTTGAAGAGCCCATTGCATTACTGGAGCTGGACACAAGTAATGGAGTTTTATTGCCTTTTTATGATCCAGACACCAACATTGTGTATCTAAGTGGCAAG GGTGACAGCAGCATTCGCTATTTTGAGATTACAGAGGAGCCTCCATATGTGCATTACATCAGCACATATAGTAGCAAAGAGCCACAGAGAGGAATGGGCTTTATGCCCAAGAGAGGAGTGGATGTCAGCAAGTGTGAAATTGCCAG ATTATATAAACTCCATGAGAGAAAATGTGAACCAATCATGATGACAGTACCCAGAAAG TCGGACCTGTTCCAGGATGATCTGTACCCAGACACAGCAGGTCCAGATCCAGCACTGGAACCTGAAGAATGGTTAGAAGGACGAGATGCAGACCCCATACTAGTGTCAATGAGAGATGGCTATGTTCCTCCAAAGAGCAGAGAGCTAAAGGTGTCCAAGAAGAACGTTCTGGACACCAGGCCCGCAACACATAGAAGCATGTCTGCTGTAGATGGAAGCAGTTTGCCA CCTCAGTTGTTGGAGAAGCTTGTTGAGGAGATCAAAAGTCTGAAGGCCACAATTCTTTCTCAGGAGAAGCGAATCTGTGACTTAGAGAATAAGCTCTCCAAGTATACTAATGGCACAGTTTAA
- the taok1b gene encoding serine/threonine-protein kinase TAO1 — protein MPSTSRAGSLKDPNIADLFFKEDPEKLFTDLREIGHGSFGAVYFARDVRTAEVVAIKKMSYSGKQSNEKWQDIIKEVRFLQRIQHPNSIEYKGCYLREHTAWLVMEYCLGSASDLLEVHKKPLQEIEIAAITHGALQGLAYLHSHNMIHRDIKAGNILLTEPGQVKLADFGSASIASPANSFVGTPYWMAPEVILAMDEGQYDGKIDIWSLGITCIELAERKPPLFNMNAMSALYHIAQNESPTLQSSEWTDYFRNFVDSCLQKIPQDRPHSEDLLQHAFVQRERPESVLMDLILRTKDAVRELDNLQYRKMKKILFQEAHNGPNTETQEGDEEPEHGAGRTGTVSSVGSNQSIPSMSISASSQSSSVNSLPDAADDKSDLDLEKDHTVMSNSSVIHLKPEEEEVYHEDPETRPHPTEALTAPAQPPQRKHHRNREHFATIRTASLVTRQMQEHEQDSELREQMSGYKRMRRQHQKHLMALENKLKAEMDEHRLRLDKELEAQRNSFAAEMEKLVKKNQAAMEKDAKLFSSDEKKFQQHIQAQQKKELSSFLESQKREYKLRKEQLKEELNENQSTPKKEKQEWLSKQKENFQHYQAEEEANLLRRQRQYLELECRCFKQRILIARHNVEQDLVREELNKRQTQKDLEHAMLLRHHESMQELEVRQLGTIQKMRTELIRLQHQTELTNQLEYNKRRERELRRKHVMEVRQQPKSLKSKELQIKKQFQDTCKIQTRQYKALRNHLLETTPKSDHKLVLKRLKEEQTRKLAILAEQYDHSINDMLSTQALRLDEAQEAECQVLKMQLQQELELLNAYQSKIKMQTDAQHDRERKELEQRVSLRRALLEQKIEEEMVALQNDRSERIRSLLEKQAREIEAFDSESMRLGFSNMVLSSLASSDGLSHSFPGAQSSWGSQHSASSQGSHWGGGSISAGHHGGSQHGYHHHHHHPSQSSSIQQPWGHGLSSGGPPPWGHHGSGGSQRSSGGGGGLRNSPQAVRRASGGRSEQGMSRSASIASQISNGSHLSFT, from the exons GCCCGAGATGTGCGGACTGCAGAGGTGGTGGCCATCAAAAAGATGTCCTACAGTGGGAAACAGTCCAATGAG AAATGGCAGGATATCATTAAGGAAGTCAGATTCCTACAGAGAATACAACATCCAAACAGCATAGAATATAAAGGATGCTACCTGCGGGAACACACAGCATGG CTTGTCATGGAGTATTGTTTGGGCTCAGCCTCTGACCTCCTTGAAG ttcACAAAAAGCCCCTTCAGGAAATTGAGATTGCAGCAATTACCCATGGTGCTTTGCAGGGCCTTGCATACCTTCATTCCCATAACATGATTCACAG GGATATCAAAGCTGGGAACATCCTGCTGACCGAGCCTGGACAGGTCAAACTGGCAGACTTCGGTTCTGCCTCCATCGCCTCTCCGGCCAACTCTTTTGTGGGGACACCATATTG gaTGGCCCCTGAAGTGATTCTAGCCATGGACGAGGGACAGTATGATGGAAAGATCGACATCTGGTCTCTTGGGATCACTTGCATAGAATTAG CGGAAAGGAAGCCCCCTCTTTTTAACATGAATGCGATGAGTGCCTTATACCACATAGCGCAGAATGAGAGCCCCACGCTGCagtcaagtgaatg GACAGATTATTTTAGAAATTTTGTTGATTCTTGCCTTCAGAAAATCCCCCAAGACAGACCACACTCTGAGGATCTGTTGCAG CATGCCTTCGTCCAGCGAGAGAGGCCGGAATCTGTCCTGATGGACTTAATATTGCGGACAAAAGATGCTGTCCGAGAGCTGGACAACCTGCAGTACCGCAAGATGAAAAAGATCCTCTTTCAGGAGGCCCACAACGGGCCGAACACCGAGACCCAGGAGGGAGATGAG GAGCCGGAGCACGGTGCTGGGCGCACAGGCACAGTGAGCAGTGTAGGCAGTAACCAGTCCATTCCCAGCATGTCCATCAGTGCCAGCTCTCAGAGCAGCTCAGTGAACAGCCTTCCAGATGCTGCTGATGACAAGAGTGACCTCGACCTGGAGAAAGACCACACTGTGATGTCTAACAGTTCGGTCATACACCTGAAGCCT GAAGAAGAGGAAGTTTACCATGAGGATCCTGAGACACGTCCTCATCCTACAGAGGCCCTAACAGCACCTGCACAGCCCCCACAACGCAAGCACCATCGCAACCGCGAGCACTTTGCCACCATCCGCACAGCGTCTCTG GTGACACGGCAGATGCAAGAACACGAGCAGGACTCTGAGCTGAGGGAGCAGATGTCCGGTTACAAGCGCATGAGACGGCAGCACCAGAAGCACCTTATGGCCCTAGAGAACAAGCTGAAAGCAGAGATGGATGAACACAGGCTGAGACTGGACAAAGAGCTGGAGGCCCAGAGAAACAGCTTTGCCGCCGAGATGGAAAAACTGGTGAAGAAAAACCAAGCAGCCATGGAGAAAGAT GCCAAGCTATTTTCCTCTGATGAGAAGAAATTCCAACAGCACATTCAGGCCCAGCAGAAAAAAGAGCTCAGTAGCTTCCTGGAGTCACAGAAACGAGAATACAAGCTACGTAAGGAGCAACTGAAAGAG GAGCTCAATGAGAACCAGTCCACCCCCAAGAAGGAGAAGCAGGAGTGGCTGTCGAAGCAGAAGGAGAACTTTCAGCACTACCAGGCAGAGGAGGAGGCCAACCTGCTCCGCCGCCAACGCCAGTACCTGGAGCTCGAGTGTCGCTGCTTTAAACAGCGAATCCTCATTGCAAGACACAATGTGGAGCAGGACCTTGTACGGGAG GAGCTCAATAAGCGTCAGACGCAGAAAGATCTGGAACACGCCATGCTGCTCCGCCATCATGAGTCCATGCAGGAGCTGGAGGTGAGGCAGCTGGGTACCATCCAGAAGATGCGTACAGAGCTGATCCGCTTGCAGCACCAGACGGAGCTCACCAACCAGCTGGAGTACAACAAACGCAGAGAAAGAGAGCTGCGCAGAAAACATGTCATGGAGGTCCGACAACAGCCCAAGAGCCTTAAG TCAAAAGAGCTGCAAATCAAGAAGCAATTCCAGGACACATGTAAGATTCAGACACGACAATACAAGGCCCTACGTAACCACCTCCTGGAGACCACGCCCAAGTCTGACCACAAGCTTGTGCTGAAGAGACTGAAGGAGGAGCAGACCAGAAAATTAGCCATCCTCGCTGAACAGTACGACCATTCAATCAATGACATGCTCTCCACACAAGCT CTGCGTTTGGATGAGGCTCAGGAGGCCGAGTGTCAGGTGCTAAAGATGCAGCTGCAACAGGAGCTGGAGTTACTGAATGCCTATCAGAGCAAGATCAAGATGCAGACCGATGCGCAGCACGACCGTGAGAGGAAAGAGTTGGAGCAGAGGGTCTCACTGCGGAGAGCTCTACTTGAGCAGAAG ATTGAGGAGGAGATGGTTGCTCTACAGAACGACCGCTCCGAGCGCATCCGCAGTCTCTTGGAGAAACAGGCTCGGGAGATCGAAGCGTTTGACTCTGAAAGCATGCGTCTGGGCTTCAGCAACATGGTGCTCTCCAGCTTGGCTTCGTCCGACGGCCTCAGTCATAGCTTTCCGGGGGCCCAGAGCAGCTGGGGCTCCCAGCACAGTGCAAGCTCTCAGGGGTCACACTGGGGAGGTGGCTCAATCAGCGCAGGGCACCATGGTGGCAGCCAGCATGGTTATCACCACCATCACCACCACCCAAGCCAGAGCAGCTCTATCCAGCAGCCCTGGGGTCACGGCCTGTCTTCTGGCGGGCCGCCTCCCTGGGGGCACCATGGGTCTGGGGGCAGTCAGCGCTCGAGCGGGGGAGGTGGTGGGCTACGAAACAGTCCCCAGGCGGTACGGCGGGCCTCAGGGGGCCGCAGTGAGCAGGGAATGAGCAGGAGCGCCAGCATCGCCTCTCAGATTTCCAATGGCTCGCACCTGTCTTTCACGTAA
- the LOC127428518 gene encoding coronin-6-like isoform X3 — translation MSRSIVRQSKFRHVFGQAAKAEQSYDDIRVSKVTWDSSFCAINPKFLAVIVESSGGGAFLVMPLSKMGRVDKNYPLVVGHSGPVLDIDWCPHNDNILASCSEDTTAMVWQIPDHTPSRPISEPIVVLEGHSKRVGIIKWHPTARNILLTAGSDNLIIIWNVGTGEPLITMDEHPDLIYNISWNYNGSLFCTTCKDRRLRVCDPRKGEVVAERLAPHEGIRPMRAIFTREGNIFTTGFTRMSQRELGLWDPTNFEEPIALLELDTSNGVLLPFYDPDTNIVYLSGKGDSSIRYFEITEEPPYVHYISTYSSKEPQRGMGFMPKRGVDVSKCEIARLYKLHERKCEPIMMTVPRKSDLFQDDLYPDTAGPDPALEPEEWLEGRDADPILVSMRDGYVPPKSRELKVSKKNVLDTRPATHRSMSAVDGSSLPVEVTLVISSIWKAVH, via the exons ATGAGTCGCAGCATTGTGCGCCAGAGTAAGTTCCGGCATGTTTTTGGGCAGGCGGCAAAGGCGGAGCAGAGTTATGATGATATACGGGTTTCCAAGGTGACGTGGGACAGCTCCTTCTGTGCAATTAACCCAAAGTTTTTGGCAGTTATAGTGGAGTCCAGTGGAGGTGGAGCCTTCTTGGTAATGCCTCTTTCAAAG ATGGGTCGAGTGGACAAAAACTACCCCCTTGTGGTTGGACACTCGGGGCCTGTTTTGGACATTGACTGGTGTCCTCACAATGACAACATCCTGGCCAGCTGCTCTGAGGACACCACTGCCATG GTATGGCAGATCCCTGACCACACCCCCTCTCGCCCCATTAGTGAGCCCATTGTAGTATTGGAGGGCCACTCTAAACGGGTGGGCATCATCAAATGGCACCCCACTGCCCGCAACATACTCCTCACTGCAG GCAGTGATAATCTGATCATCATTTGGAACGTGGGCACTGGAGAACCCCTGATCACTATGGATGAGCATCCCGACCTCATCTACAACATCAGCTGGAACTACAACGGCAGCCTGTTCTGCACCACCTGCAAAGACCGGCGTCTCAGAGTGTGTGATCCCCGCAAAGGCGAGGTGGTGGCG GAGAGACTCGCCCCACATGAGGGCATCCGGCCGATGAGAGCTATCTTTACCAGAGAGGGCAACATTTTCACAACAGGTTTCACCAGAATGAGCCAGAGAGAGCTTGGCCTGTGGGATCCG ACTAATTTTGAAGAGCCCATTGCATTACTGGAGCTGGACACAAGTAATGGAGTTTTATTGCCTTTTTATGATCCAGACACCAACATTGTGTATCTAAGTGGCAAG GGTGACAGCAGCATTCGCTATTTTGAGATTACAGAGGAGCCTCCATATGTGCATTACATCAGCACATATAGTAGCAAAGAGCCACAGAGAGGAATGGGCTTTATGCCCAAGAGAGGAGTGGATGTCAGCAAGTGTGAAATTGCCAG ATTATATAAACTCCATGAGAGAAAATGTGAACCAATCATGATGACAGTACCCAGAAAG TCGGACCTGTTCCAGGATGATCTGTACCCAGACACAGCAGGTCCAGATCCAGCACTGGAACCTGAAGAATGGTTAGAAGGACGAGATGCAGACCCCATACTAGTGTCAATGAGAGATGGCTATGTTCCTCCAAAGAGCAGAGAGCTAAAGGTGTCCAAGAAGAACGTTCTGGACACCAGGCCCGCAACACATAGAAGCATGTCTGCTGTAGATGGAAGCAGTTTGCCA GTCGAGGTCACTCTTGTCATCAGCAGCATCTGGAAGGCTGTTCACTGA
- the LOC127428516 gene encoding LOW QUALITY PROTEIN: protein ABHD15 (The sequence of the model RefSeq protein was modified relative to this genomic sequence to represent the inferred CDS: inserted 1 base in 1 codon), translated as MFGSKYFYIVEMWEYFFCLLPSLLLVLIVILLRGSWIRHLAEITIQKLGRCMWVIVCRLLKLPYPTVSESFKEQQVKLICRPTALANHLKRHCYALTQPPLATWPQSDPHLQIITKLMWPTKEGAELQGEVRFKRDHLLLQDGGIVALDWAVGLMDQQAQAKRELHPGGRVLGLHSSNPAIVILIPNALGRVTPHLLSLCQQALQQGFYPVVFHRRGHGGCPLTTPRYQEFGNPSDLMQAITYMRSHHPSSALLAVSEGSGSGLLLSYLGECGSSSYLMAAACISPVFHGQLWFEYKLPWLYHWMALIYRKLQINRYATALSCVMDVTKILRCKSLRDMEEFMFCPATHSDNMSNLVGHIGKDTSRLSMKLDWASYWERNEPLRDADEVAVPVLCLCSKDDPLVPPVSTLPEAIFHNSPYFLLIQTVMGGHCGFMHENKHGGSTSWSNSVVLEYFRVVAEFIGVEEKKGFKDGIVGNVXSQGLRHSSSAVLSRRRRSVLLRKERPILSSRRRQISTPADIFTFEEEQKDFTWNRSYTR; from the exons ATGTTTGGGAGCAAGTATTTTTACATCGTAGAAATGTGGGAGTACTTCTTCTGTTTGCTACCTTCTCTACTTCTGGTCCTAATTGTGATTCTGCTTCGAGGCAGCTGGATTCGCCATCTTGCAGAAATTACTATTCAGAAGTTGGGTCGCTGTATGTGGGTTATTGTCTGTAGACTCCTGAAACTCCCATACCCTACAGTTTCAGAGTCATTTAAAGAACAACAGGTCAAACTGATCTGTAGACCCACAGCCCTGGCCAACCACCTGAAGAGGCACTGTTATGCTTTAACCCAGCCTCCACTGGCAACATGGCCTCAGAGTGACCCTCATCTTCAGATAATCACCAAACTCATGTGGCCCACAAAGGAAGGCGCCGAACTACAAGGAGAAGTTCGCTTTAAAAGAGACCACCTTCTCCTCCAGGATGGAGGTATTGTGGCCCTGGACTGGGCTGTAGGTCTGATGGACCAACAAGCTCAAGCCAAAAGGGAACTTCATCCAGGAGGAAGAGTTCTAGGCCTTCACTCTAGCAATCCAGCAATTGTCATTCTGATTCCCAATGCTTTGGGCCGAGTGACTCCACACTTGCTCAGTTTGTGCCAACAGGCTTTGCAGCAGGGTTTCTATCCTGTGGTGTTCCATCGTCGTGGTCATGGTGGCTGCCCTCTGACTACTCCACGCTACCAGGAATTTGGAAATCCCTCTGACCTTATGCAGGCAATAACATACATGCGGAGCCACCATCCATCCTCAGCTCTGCTTGCAGTCAGTGAGGGCTCTGGATCTGGGTTGCTGCTTTCATATCTGGGGGAATGTGGCTCATCATCCTACCTGATGGCTGCTGCTTGCATCTCTCCTGTGTTTCATGGACAACTGTGGTTTGAGTACAAACTGCCTTGGCTTTATCATTGGATGGCCCTCATTTACCGGAAGCTTCAAATAAACAG GTATGCAACCGCTTTGAGCTGTGTGATGGATGTCACAAAAATTCTACGCTGCAAATCCTTGCGAGATATGGAAGAATTCATGTTCTGTCCTGCTACGCATTCAGATAACATGTCCAACTTAGTTGGCCATATTGGAAAGGATACTTCAAGACTATCAATGAAGCTGGACTGGGCAAGTTACTGGGAGAGGAACGAACCTCTGCGAGATGCAGATGAAGTGGCAGTGCCAGTGCTCTGTTTGTGTAGCAAAGATGACCCACTAGTGCCACCTGTCTCCACTCTACCTGAGGCAATTTTTCACAATAGCCCTTACTTTCTGCTGATCCAGACAGTCATGGGAGGTCACTGTGGCTTTATGCATGAGAATAAACATGGAGGTAGTACGTCCTGGAGCAATTCTGTAGTGCTGGAATATTTCCGGGTGGTTGCCGAATTCATTGGAGTAGAGGAGAAGAAAGGGTTTAAGGATGGAATTGTTGGCAATG TCAGCCAGGGCCTGAGGCATAGTTCCAGTGCTGTGCTGTCCAGAAGAAGAAGGTCAGTCTTGCTGAGGAAAGAAAGGCCCATCTTAAGTTCACGAAGACGACAGATCTCAACTCCCGCTGACATATTCACATTTGAAGAGGAGCAGAAGGATTTTACATGGAACAGGTCCTACACTCGCTAA